A region from the Corylus avellana chromosome ca7, CavTom2PMs-1.0 genome encodes:
- the LOC132188187 gene encoding LOB domain-containing protein 18 — MSANPTSSGGSGGGSSSGGGGGGGGPCGACKFLRRKCVPGCIFAPYFDSEQGAAHFAAVHKVFGASNVSKLLLHIPIHKRLDAVVTICYEAQARLRDPVYGCVAHIFALQQQVVNLQAELSYLQAHLATLELPSPPPAPPPPTAMTPPPLSIADLPSASSMPVTYDLSSLFDPMVQPSWAMQQRPMDPRQLGGGGSSSSGGGGDLQALARELLHRHGSAPPGSTSSTSPTLSK; from the exons atgagtgCAAACCCTACTAGTAGCGGCGGAAGTGGCGGCGGAAGCAGCAGTGGCGGTGGGGGCGGCGGCGGAGGGCCATGCGGTGCTTGCAAGTTTTTGCGGAGGAAGTGCGTGCCGGGGTGTATATTTGCGCCATACTTTGATTCGGAGCAAGGCGCAGCCCATTTCGCAGCCGTGCACAAGGTGTTTGGTGCGAGTAACGTATCCAAGCTTCTTTTGCACATTCCTATCCACAAGCGGCTCGATGCGGTGGTGACAATATGCTATGAGGCTCAGGCTCGGCTTAGAGATCCTGTATACGGCTGCGTTGCTCACATCTTTGCTCTTCAACAACAG GTGGTGAATTTACAAGCAGAACTCTCGTACTTGCAAGCCCACCTTGCAACATTGGAGCTACCATCGCCACCACCCGCTCCACCACCTCCAACAGCGATGACACCGCCGCCACTCTCAATCGCGGACCTCCCTTCAGCCTCTTCCATGCCCGTCACATATGATTTATCGTCACTTTTCGATCCCATGGTGCAACCCTCGTGGGCCATGCAGCAGCGGCCCATGGATCCACGTCAATTAGGAGGCGGCGGTTCGTCGTCAAGTGGTGGCGGTGGCGACCTCCAAGCGTTGGCACGAGAACTCCTCCATAGACACGGGTCTGCACCCCCCGGATCCACTTCCTCAACATCACCAACTCTCTCCAAATGA
- the LOC132188456 gene encoding LOB domain-containing protein 19, producing the protein MMSGSNGGGPCGACKFLRRKCVSGCIFAPYFDSEQGTAHFAAVHKVFGASNASKLLSRIPAHKRLDAVVTLCYEALSRVRDPVYGCVGHIFTLQQQVVNLQAELAYVQARLATLQRLAPVQVPQSQSSSPTNNHHSSSDLAPSNYNLASMHFDHHHHHPLQPQAATSAELASFFNPVDHEEVEDGDVQALAREIISRYLPGVRFRPSSPDH; encoded by the exons ATGATGAGTGGAAGCAACGGAGGTGGGCCTTGTGGCGCCTGCAAGTTCCTAAGGCGAAAGTGCGTGAGCGGTTGCATATTTGCGCCCTATTTTGACTCGGAGCAAGGAACTGCTCACTTCGCTGCGGTGCACAAGGTGTTCGGCGCCAGCAATGCCTCCAAGCTCCTCTCCCGCATTCCGGCACACAAGCGCCTCGACGCCGTCGTCACTCTTTGCTACGAGGCTCTCTCTAGGGTTAGAGACCCCGTCTATGGCTGTGTCGGTCACATCTTTACTCTGCAACAGcag GTAGTGAATTTGCAGGCAGAGTTGGCGTACGTTCAGGCCCGTCTTGCTACATTGCAGCGGCTTGCTCCGGTGCAAGTGCCGCAATCTCAGAGCTCATCACCGACCAATAATCACCATTCGTCGTCAGACTTGGCACCATCCAACTATAACTTGGCCTCCATGCATtttgatcatcatcatcatcatcctctgCAACCACAGGCTGCCACGTCAGCAGAGTTGGCGAGTTTTTTCAATCCGGTGGATCATGAAGAAGTGGAGGATGGGGATGTCCAAGCATTGGCTCGGGAAATCATCTCTAGGTACTTGCCCGGAGTAAGATTCCGGCCTTCAAGTCCCGATCACTAG